From Paracoccus aminovorans, one genomic window encodes:
- a CDS encoding DUF3489 domain-containing protein, with protein MTKLTETQTIILSAGAQRPDNIALPLPKGLAGAAAKMAVTRMIGHGWLQEVDANLHRGEPLWRETGDGHGTTLVVTEAGLLAIGIEPAVASAVAGAQNTKPTPKPAPTLDAADTMKPVAIRVGTKQAQIIAMLQRPDGATVAEMVEATSWQAHSVRGMISGSLKKKLGLPIASEKVEGRGTVYSLAAGV; from the coding sequence ATGACGAAACTCACCGAAACCCAGACCATCATCCTCAGCGCCGGGGCCCAGCGCCCTGACAACATCGCCCTGCCGCTGCCCAAGGGGCTGGCCGGGGCGGCGGCGAAGATGGCCGTCACGAGGATGATCGGCCACGGCTGGCTGCAGGAGGTCGATGCCAACCTGCACCGGGGCGAGCCGCTCTGGCGCGAGACCGGCGATGGTCATGGCACCACGCTGGTGGTCACCGAGGCGGGCCTGCTGGCCATCGGGATCGAGCCAGCGGTGGCCAGCGCCGTTGCTGGCGCGCAGAATACAAAGCCGACACCGAAACCAGCGCCGACGCTCGACGCCGCCGACACCATGAAACCCGTCGCTATCCGTGTGGGCACGAAGCAGGCGCAGATCATCGCCATGCTTCAGCGCCCCGACGGCGCCACCGTCGCCGAGATGGTCGAGGCGACTTCGTGGCAGGCACACAGCGTGCGTGGAATGATCTCCGGGTCGCTGAAGAAGAAGCTGGGCCTGCCCATCGCCTCGGAGAAGGTCGAGGGCAGGGGAACGGTGTACTCCCTCGCCGCTGGCGTCTGA
- a CDS encoding phage terminase large subunit family protein, with amino-acid sequence MSERNSTPSPISGSPSDSDDLTDGLDLGFDGAEDLLRVWRSGMRPDPDLTVSEWADQHRWLSSRASAEPGRYRTARTPYLRGIMDALSPRHPAQRISFMKAAQVGATEAGNNWIGFVIHHAPGPMLAVLPTVEMAKRTSRGRLDPLIAESPALRALVNPARSRDAGNSMLSKEFQGGILVLTGANSATGLRSMPARYVFMDEVDAYPASADEEGDPVTLAEARTTTFAHRRKVFMVSTPTIRGLSRIEREFEASDQRRYFVPCPHCGAMQWLQFDRLRWAKGKPETAAYHCEGCERPIAEHHKTQMLERGEWRATAVATDPKAIGFHLSALYSPLGWKSWADIARDWLAAQGSEEMLRAARNTLLGETWVESGDAPEWQRLADRREVWKPGTVPMAGLFLTAGADVQKDRIEVDVWAWGRGLESWLVDHIVIPGGPDDPTCWDQLTALLGRSWQHANGAFMTVAKLGIDTGYEAPTVYAWSRRAGFEQVAPLKGLEGFNRATPVSGPTFVDATIGGKRLRRGARLWSVATASFKAETYRYLRLERPSDEDRALGALDAPGTIHLPDWIDSEWLKQLVAEQLVTIRNKRGYSHQEWQKMRERNEALDCRVYARAAAWILGADRWDEATWRRLEAQAGVETRMPAAVPSDATTPEPAQPKAGTLTTPRRKRRAYTPNFMRD; translated from the coding sequence ATGTCAGAGCGCAACTCGACGCCCTCGCCGATCTCAGGGTCTCCCTCGGATAGCGATGACCTGACCGACGGCCTCGACCTCGGGTTTGACGGTGCCGAGGATCTGCTGCGGGTCTGGCGCAGCGGCATGCGCCCCGATCCGGACCTGACGGTGTCGGAATGGGCGGATCAGCATCGCTGGCTGTCGTCACGCGCCTCGGCCGAGCCGGGGCGGTATCGGACGGCGCGCACCCCCTATCTGCGCGGGATCATGGATGCGCTGTCGCCCCGCCATCCGGCGCAGCGGATCAGCTTCATGAAGGCGGCGCAGGTCGGGGCCACCGAGGCCGGCAACAACTGGATCGGCTTCGTCATCCACCATGCACCCGGCCCGATGCTGGCGGTGCTGCCGACGGTCGAGATGGCCAAGCGCACATCGCGCGGCCGTCTTGACCCGCTGATCGCGGAAAGCCCGGCTTTGCGCGCGCTCGTCAATCCGGCCCGCTCGCGCGACGCCGGCAACTCGATGCTGTCGAAGGAGTTTCAGGGCGGCATCCTGGTGCTGACCGGCGCCAACAGCGCCACCGGGTTGCGCTCGATGCCGGCGCGTTACGTCTTCATGGACGAGGTCGACGCCTATCCGGCCTCGGCTGACGAGGAGGGCGATCCGGTCACCCTGGCCGAGGCGCGGACCACCACCTTCGCGCATCGGCGCAAGGTGTTCATGGTCTCGACGCCCACGATCCGGGGGTTGTCGCGCATCGAACGCGAGTTCGAGGCATCTGACCAGCGCCGCTATTTCGTGCCCTGTCCGCATTGTGGGGCGATGCAATGGCTGCAGTTCGACCGGCTGCGCTGGGCGAAGGGAAAACCGGAAACCGCCGCCTATCATTGCGAGGGATGCGAACGCCCCATCGCCGAGCACCACAAGACGCAGATGCTGGAACGGGGCGAATGGCGGGCGACGGCAGTTGCGACCGATCCTAAGGCCATCGGCTTCCACCTCTCGGCGCTCTATTCGCCGCTCGGCTGGAAAAGTTGGGCGGACATCGCACGGGACTGGCTGGCGGCGCAGGGCTCCGAGGAGATGCTGCGCGCGGCGCGCAACACGCTTCTGGGCGAGACATGGGTGGAGTCGGGCGATGCGCCGGAATGGCAGCGGCTGGCGGATCGGCGGGAGGTGTGGAAGCCGGGCACGGTGCCCATGGCGGGGCTGTTCCTGACCGCAGGTGCGGACGTGCAGAAGGACCGGATCGAGGTCGATGTCTGGGCCTGGGGCCGGGGGCTGGAAAGCTGGCTCGTCGATCACATCGTCATTCCGGGCGGGCCGGATGATCCCACCTGCTGGGATCAGCTGACCGCGCTGTTGGGCCGCTCGTGGCAGCATGCCAATGGCGCTTTCATGACGGTGGCAAAACTCGGGATCGACACCGGCTACGAGGCGCCGACGGTCTATGCCTGGTCGCGCAGGGCCGGTTTCGAACAGGTCGCGCCGCTGAAGGGGCTGGAAGGCTTCAACCGCGCCACGCCGGTCTCGGGCCCGACCTTCGTCGACGCCACCATCGGCGGCAAACGTCTGCGCCGGGGCGCGCGGCTGTGGTCGGTAGCCACCGCCAGCTTCAAGGCCGAGACCTATCGCTACCTGCGGCTGGAACGGCCGAGCGATGAAGACCGGGCGCTGGGGGCGCTCGACGCCCCCGGCACGATCCACCTGCCCGACTGGATCGACAGCGAATGGCTGAAGCAACTGGTGGCCGAACAGCTGGTCACCATCCGCAACAAGCGCGGCTATTCCCATCAGGAATGGCAGAAGATGCGGGAACGCAACGAGGCGCTGGACTGCCGGGTCTATGCAAGGGCCGCCGCGTGGATCCTCGGCGCGGATCGCTGGGACGAGGCCACCTGGCGGCGGCTCGAAGCGCAGGCCGGGGTCGAAACCCGCATGCCTGCTGCCGTGCCATCTGATGCCACCACGCCGGAACCGGCCCAGCCAAAGGCCGGCACCCTGACCACGCCGCGCCGGAAACGGCGGGCTTACACCCCGAACTTCATGAGGGACTGA
- a CDS encoding phage head-tail joining protein, with amino-acid sequence MELDRMQALLTALQEARFAGLRSVSYDGKTVSYGSDAELAAAIRDLEARIAAVSGAPARRRRWGTVATKGL; translated from the coding sequence ATGGAACTGGACCGGATGCAGGCGCTGCTGACGGCGCTGCAGGAGGCGCGCTTCGCCGGGCTGCGCAGCGTGAGTTACGACGGCAAGACCGTGAGTTATGGCTCGGACGCCGAACTGGCGGCGGCGATCCGCGATCTGGAGGCGCGCATCGCAGCTGTCAGCGGCGCCCCTGCCCGGCGCCGTCGCTGGGGCACGGTCGCGACGAAGGGGCTGTAA
- a CDS encoding phage portal protein, with protein MVFDAFRQRLGGIIGGFDAAQSQRRMRGFRASRAHVNTLIAASGETITARARWLVRNNGYAANAVDAFANHVVGDGIKPSSKIADAGQKEELQKLWLAWTDEADAEGLTDFYGIQRRAAREVFLAGEVFLRIRTRRPEDGLTVPMQLQMLPSEMLPMHMNRSLPGAGSIRAGIEFDGIGRRVAYHFLRRHPGDMTDPGLAGETVRVPASEVIHILDPVEAGQLRGVSRFAAAVVKLFTLDLYDDAELERKKTAAMFAMFITSPAPETALDPADEDLEVEPGQVVRLDPGEDVTTPATPDSGSTYEPFQYRTLLQIGAALGVPYGYLTGDTAKGNFSNTRIALIDFRRRISAFQHSVMVYQLCRAVWTRWLDMAVLAGAIELPSYAAERRQYLACDWLPTKWDWIDPAKDASAEILQIEAGLKSRTQAIAERGFDAEQVDREIAAERQREAEMGLDFRRPGSPAQAAGSDDTEDQQADAQDNDTQDDEGEDRKPPRPEEG; from the coding sequence ATGGTCTTCGACGCCTTCCGCCAGCGTCTTGGCGGCATCATCGGCGGGTTTGACGCCGCACAGTCGCAACGCCGCATGCGCGGCTTTCGCGCCAGCCGCGCCCATGTCAACACGCTGATCGCCGCCTCGGGCGAGACCATCACCGCCCGCGCCCGCTGGCTGGTCAGAAACAACGGCTATGCCGCGAATGCCGTCGATGCCTTCGCCAACCACGTCGTCGGCGACGGGATCAAGCCCTCGTCGAAGATCGCGGACGCAGGACAGAAGGAAGAACTTCAGAAGCTGTGGCTGGCCTGGACCGACGAGGCCGATGCCGAGGGGTTGACCGATTTCTACGGCATCCAGCGCCGGGCGGCGCGCGAGGTGTTTCTGGCCGGGGAGGTCTTCCTGCGCATCCGCACCCGCCGCCCCGAGGACGGCCTCACCGTACCGATGCAGCTGCAGATGCTGCCCTCGGAAATGCTGCCGATGCATATGAACCGCAGCCTGCCCGGCGCCGGTTCGATCCGGGCGGGCATCGAATTCGATGGCATCGGGCGGCGGGTGGCCTATCACTTCCTGCGCCGACACCCGGGCGACATGACCGATCCGGGACTGGCCGGGGAAACCGTCCGGGTTCCGGCCTCCGAGGTGATCCACATCCTCGATCCGGTCGAGGCGGGGCAGCTGCGCGGGGTGTCGCGCTTTGCCGCCGCCGTGGTGAAGCTCTTCACGCTGGACCTTTACGACGATGCGGAATTGGAGCGGAAGAAGACCGCGGCGATGTTTGCGATGTTCATCACCTCGCCCGCCCCGGAAACCGCCCTCGATCCGGCCGACGAGGACTTGGAGGTCGAACCCGGCCAGGTGGTGCGGCTCGACCCGGGCGAGGATGTCACCACGCCCGCCACCCCGGACTCGGGCAGCACTTATGAACCCTTCCAGTATCGCACGCTGTTGCAGATCGGCGCGGCGCTGGGTGTGCCCTATGGCTATCTCACCGGCGACACCGCCAAGGGGAACTTCTCGAACACCCGCATTGCGCTGATCGACTTCCGCCGCCGCATCTCGGCTTTCCAGCATTCGGTCATGGTCTATCAGCTCTGCCGGGCGGTCTGGACGCGCTGGCTGGACATGGCCGTGCTGGCAGGCGCCATCGAACTGCCAAGCTATGCCGCGGAGCGGCGGCAATACCTCGCCTGCGACTGGTTGCCCACCAAGTGGGACTGGATCGACCCGGCCAAGGACGCCTCGGCTGAGATCCTGCAGATCGAGGCGGGCCTGAAGTCCCGGACTCAGGCCATCGCCGAGCGCGGCTTTGACGCCGAACAGGTCGACCGGGAAATCGCCGCCGAGCGCCAGCGCGAAGCAGAAATGGGGCTGGACTTCCGGCGGCCGGGGTCGCCCGCGCAGGCAGCGGGGAGCGACGACACCGAGGACCAGCAGGCCGACGCGCAGGACAATGACACTCAGGACGATGAGGGCGAGGACCGGAAACCCCCGCGTCCGGAGGAGGGATGA
- a CDS encoding S49 family peptidase, with amino-acid sequence MHHMQIAQRVFNTPLMVDPAKALAFITGLGPRITGQDITFQGLEVEAADPNAAALPARSSLFGDDLARRQAQCGGQPFAVVNGIAVIEIAGTLVHRGTWIGQSSGLTSYEGIAAQLQAALSDPAIRGIALDIDSFGGEVAGAFDLADRIRAARQVKPVQAFVADHALSAGYALASQADRIILPRTGTVGSIGVVAMHSDMSGALDRQGIAVTLIHAGARKVDANPYQPLPESVHARIAGELEDLRQLFAETVAEGRGQRLDTLSALGTEAAVFRGEAAVFAGLADEVADPVTAFRAFAAAPRGTSTPRGKGFLMTTTPEDHAAPTAAPAADSAPAANPAPEPEPAVTPPQEEAALSPEAIRAEAAEVAQVCAQAARLGVSIDAADALTRGIKPEALRAKVLADLAARSDAAGIIATAPAVTAKESPIVAAARKSAASR; translated from the coding sequence ATGCATCACATGCAAATCGCCCAGCGGGTGTTCAACACACCCCTGATGGTCGATCCCGCCAAGGCGCTGGCCTTCATCACCGGCCTTGGTCCCCGGATCACCGGACAGGACATCACTTTCCAAGGGCTAGAAGTGGAAGCAGCGGATCCGAATGCGGCTGCCCTGCCCGCTCGATCCTCGCTGTTCGGTGACGACCTCGCCCGCCGCCAGGCGCAGTGCGGCGGCCAGCCCTTCGCCGTCGTCAACGGCATCGCGGTGATCGAGATCGCCGGCACGCTGGTCCACCGCGGCACCTGGATCGGGCAGTCCTCGGGGCTCACCTCCTATGAGGGCATCGCCGCGCAGCTGCAGGCAGCGCTTTCCGATCCGGCCATCCGCGGCATTGCGCTGGACATCGACAGTTTCGGCGGCGAGGTGGCCGGCGCCTTCGATCTGGCCGACCGCATCCGCGCGGCGCGTCAGGTCAAACCCGTGCAGGCCTTCGTCGCCGATCATGCCTTGTCTGCCGGTTATGCGCTGGCCTCGCAGGCCGATCGCATCATCCTGCCCCGCACCGGCACGGTGGGCAGCATCGGCGTGGTGGCCATGCACAGTGACATGAGCGGGGCACTGGACAGACAGGGCATTGCCGTCACCCTGATCCATGCCGGCGCCCGCAAGGTGGATGCCAATCCGTACCAGCCGCTGCCGGAGTCTGTGCACGCCCGGATCGCGGGCGAGCTCGAGGATCTGCGCCAGCTCTTCGCCGAAACCGTCGCCGAAGGTCGGGGCCAGCGCCTCGACACCCTGAGCGCGCTTGGCACCGAGGCGGCCGTGTTCCGGGGCGAGGCGGCAGTCTTTGCCGGTCTCGCCGACGAGGTCGCCGATCCGGTCACCGCCTTCCGTGCCTTCGCCGCCGCACCCCGCGGCACATCCACCCCCAGAGGAAAGGGCTTCCTGATGACCACTACTCCCGAAGACCATGCCGCACCAACCGCTGCGCCTGCTGCAGATTCCGCGCCGGCTGCGAACCCAGCGCCGGAACCGGAACCTGCAGTCACCCCGCCGCAGGAGGAAGCGGCACTCTCGCCCGAAGCCATCCGCGCCGAAGCGGCCGAGGTTGCGCAAGTCTGCGCGCAGGCCGCCCGGCTCGGCGTCAGCATCGACGCCGCCGATGCCCTGACGCGCGGCATCAAGCCCGAGGCCCTGCGTGCGAAGGTCCTGGCCGATCTCGCCGCCCGCAGCGATGCCGCCGGCATCATCGCCACCGCCCCGGCCGTAACGGCGAAGGAAAGCCCGATCGTCGCCGCTGCCCGCAAATCCGCCGCCTCGCGCTGA
- a CDS encoding head decoration protein, whose product MPVLTQPPSMGDVLKYELNPNYSREVVTLLAGTAYPTGAVLGQITASGKYTISPATGSDGAETAAAVLLYATDAAAADATGIVVARGPAIVSRAGLVFDASVDDATKTAAKIAELVTVGIVTRDGA is encoded by the coding sequence ATGCCCGTCCTGACGCAACCGCCCTCGATGGGCGATGTCCTCAAATACGAGCTGAACCCGAACTACAGCCGCGAAGTGGTGACACTGCTCGCGGGCACGGCCTACCCCACCGGCGCGGTGCTGGGGCAGATCACCGCCAGCGGCAAATACACAATCTCACCCGCCACCGGCTCGGACGGGGCCGAGACTGCCGCTGCGGTGCTGCTTTACGCCACCGATGCCGCAGCGGCCGACGCTACCGGCATCGTGGTGGCCCGGGGCCCCGCCATCGTCTCGCGCGCAGGCCTCGTCTTCGACGCCAGCGTCGATGACGCCACCAAGACTGCCGCCAAGATCGCCGAACTGGTCACCGTCGGCATCGTCACCCGTGACGGCGCCTGA